In one Hyphomicrobium sp. 99 genomic region, the following are encoded:
- the glmU gene encoding bifunctional UDP-N-acetylglucosamine diphosphorylase/glucosamine-1-phosphate N-acetyltransferase GlmU — translation MSVRPCLFVVLAAGKGTRMKSSLPKVLHKIAGQSMLAHVLTTASGIAGGKIAVVVAPGMESVASEANRVAPGAQIFEQAAQRGTADAVLAAKPALDEQAGGDVIVLFADTPLVRGEVIERLRAALDGGSGVAVLGFRPKDPTGYGRLLLDDGGALTGIREEQDASDAERKIGLCNSGVMAFRVPKLSGLLSQIGSANAKGEFYLTDAIEIARGQGLKATVVECDETDVLGVNTREQQAAAEAVWQARARSAFMRDGVTMIAPETVWLNFDTQIASDVSIEPNVVFGPGVRVEEGAQILGFCHIEGATIGKGARIGPFARFRPGARIGANVHIGNFVEVKNVTLGEGAKANHLSYLGDGTVGAGANIGAGTIFCNYDGYNKEKTEIGEGAFVGSNTSLVAPIKIGAGAYIGSGSVITKDVSPGALAIERSAQEERPGWAEKFRAVMSRRKAAAQKK, via the coding sequence ATGAGTGTCCGGCCCTGTCTGTTCGTCGTGCTAGCTGCGGGCAAGGGCACGCGCATGAAGTCGTCCTTGCCGAAGGTGCTCCACAAAATTGCGGGACAATCGATGCTCGCGCACGTGCTCACGACGGCATCGGGCATCGCGGGCGGCAAGATCGCGGTCGTGGTCGCTCCCGGAATGGAGTCCGTTGCGTCTGAAGCCAATCGCGTCGCGCCGGGTGCCCAGATTTTTGAGCAGGCCGCTCAGCGGGGGACAGCGGATGCCGTGCTCGCCGCCAAGCCGGCGCTCGATGAGCAGGCCGGCGGAGACGTGATCGTGCTTTTCGCCGATACACCGCTTGTCCGGGGCGAGGTGATCGAGCGGCTTCGCGCGGCGCTCGACGGCGGCTCGGGCGTTGCGGTTCTGGGCTTCCGTCCGAAAGATCCGACGGGCTACGGCCGGCTTCTTCTTGATGATGGCGGGGCACTGACGGGAATACGTGAAGAGCAGGATGCGTCTGATGCCGAACGCAAAATCGGCCTCTGCAATTCGGGCGTCATGGCGTTTCGCGTCCCGAAGCTGTCGGGGTTGCTATCCCAGATCGGCAGCGCCAATGCGAAGGGTGAGTTCTACCTGACCGATGCCATCGAGATTGCGCGCGGTCAGGGGCTGAAGGCGACGGTCGTGGAGTGCGACGAGACCGATGTTCTTGGCGTCAACACGCGGGAGCAGCAGGCGGCGGCCGAGGCCGTCTGGCAGGCGCGCGCGCGTTCGGCGTTCATGCGGGACGGCGTCACGATGATCGCTCCGGAGACGGTCTGGTTGAACTTCGATACGCAGATCGCTTCTGATGTTTCGATTGAGCCCAACGTCGTGTTCGGTCCAGGCGTGAGGGTGGAAGAGGGCGCTCAGATCCTCGGATTTTGCCACATTGAGGGCGCGACGATCGGGAAAGGTGCGCGAATCGGCCCATTCGCCCGATTCCGGCCCGGCGCCCGGATCGGGGCGAACGTCCACATCGGCAATTTCGTCGAGGTCAAGAACGTCACTCTCGGAGAGGGTGCGAAGGCCAATCACCTGTCCTACCTCGGCGACGGGACGGTCGGCGCCGGGGCGAACATCGGAGCGGGCACCATCTTTTGTAATTATGACGGATACAACAAAGAGAAGACCGAGATCGGCGAGGGCGCTTTCGTCGGTTCGAATACGTCGCTCGTTGCGCCCATAAAAATAGGCGCAGGCGCCTATATCGGGTCCGGCAGCGTCATCACCAAGGACGTCAGCCCCGGCGCTCTGGCGATCGAGCGCAGCGCCCAGGAAGAGCGGCCAGGGTGGGCGG